One segment of Haliotis asinina isolate JCU_RB_2024 chromosome 12, JCU_Hal_asi_v2, whole genome shotgun sequence DNA contains the following:
- the LOC137257561 gene encoding transmembrane prolyl 4-hydroxylase-like, with amino-acid sequence MTKVMLLVVSVLTMKTLCQTNRGYCLHSGLELPDMGFMNTSAKCAILKPRDYILPRIDPGQVGDVTKLNLTSGQSHQRITVARNPPLFVIPDFLTQDETDKLISLATANGLIVAMTVGENGSVTHQKGRQSHTTFLRHDLDSVLLDIRRRVSVLTDMPMDILEESEWYQFGRYGVGDHYHSHYDSSLSTRETLMNKPCCHQSYPPHTKTSCVLCRYITVMVYLNDVEEGGETAFPLADGPDTTPKEEHINLSQYCQRSAILVQPQKGKAVIWYNNIRDPETGWVGTADPYSLHGGCNVVKGEKWILNFWVSAPQHNRKFGNSIYTERWV; translated from the exons ATGACGAAAGTGATGCTGCTGGTGGTGTCAGTTTTGACAATGAAGACACTTTGTCAAACCAACAGAGGCTACTGTCTCCATAGCGGGTTGGAACTACCCGACATGGGCTTCATGAACACCAGTGCCAAGTGCGCCATTTTGAAACCAAGGGATTACATTCTCCCGCGGATTGATCCTGGACAG GTTGGTGACGTCACAAAACTGAATCTGACTTCCGGTCAGTCACATCAGAGAATCACTGTAGCCAGAAACCCGCCTTTGTTTG TGATCCCCGACTTCCTGACGCAAGATGAAACGGACAAATTGATAAGTCTTGCCACGGCCAACGGCCTGATCGTTGCCATGACAGTTGGGGAAAATGGCAGCGTTACACATCAGAAAGGCCGGCAGTCCCACACCACGTTCCTCCGACATGACCTGGACAGTGTGTTACTCGACATTCGACGAAG AGTATCGGTACTAACAGACATGCCAATGGACATTCTGGAGGAAAGCGAATGGTATCAG TTTGGTAGGTACGGCGTTGGTGACCACTACCACTCCCACTACGACAGCTCATTGTCGACGCGGGAAACACTGATGAATAAACCATGCTGCCATCAGTCATATCCCCCGCACACCAAAACCTCTTGTGTATTGTGCAG GTATATAACAGTGATggtgtatctgaatgatgtCGAGGAGGGAGGGGAGACAGCGTTTCCCTTAGCCGACGGTCCAGACACAACACCCAAG GAAGAACATATTAACTTGAGTCAGTATTGCCAACGGTCGGCGATATTGGTGCAGCCTCAGAAGGGGAAGGCAGTCATATGGTACAACAACATCCGGGACCCTGAG ACCGGATGGGTCGGCACCGCTGACCCGTATTCTCTACATGGAGGATGTAATGTCGTCAAAGGAGAAAAATGGATATTAAATTTTTGGGTCAGTGCCCCACAGCACAATAGAAAGTTCGGCAACAGCATCTACACAGAAAGATGGGTATGA